Proteins co-encoded in one Pseudoliparis swirei isolate HS2019 ecotype Mariana Trench chromosome 7, NWPU_hadal_v1, whole genome shotgun sequence genomic window:
- the agtpbp1 gene encoding cytosolic carboxypeptidase 1 isoform X4, protein MLQLHSLLAKVGPKDRKFGVKARLSGALNATVNLTKQNLQNTKVLLPCLQVLRVYSTNSVNAISLGKNGVVELMFKIVVPFSKKNISLLKVALDALGALLKSKTNARRAVDAGHVHALLALYQDWHHNDTRHRHMLIRKGLLVCLRNITNIKLGRKAFIDADGMRILYYSSTECLPVRTLDPLVNTSSLIMRKCFPKNRLPLPTIKSAFLYQLPHVPVVGPVAQLYSQPLGVDDVVDESDDNEETDADTENDTDNEEDKKDPHTENEDIETDLNKLHPKKNPGRPFEELKVYERFFLELSEDFQGYNFEPSKSASTTSSSFSSTRATRPIIVPTAQALSPKHVPVTSFQGDCNPSKGERRPPSPSVPTPAPPASLTPLELDTIHLTKDQDRKEEAHIPSPDTLTTLSSLIRPPSQAQTIEQALAHVLECVSLEATGALNTGEDGGQGVKPNGSPVNGTRHIQSPLLLEDIANRRVGGGGSNWGSDCGSEGTEDEGGEGAVLEVPDTALLLPLHDPDLYVEMVKGTHSVPQYAEVAYPDYFGHIAPTFREPLQERVYGVQRSKIFQDIERLIHPNDIVDKVVYDLDIPSCPVIEDNGESLKFNSQFESGNLRKAVQMRKYEYDLVLNSDINSNHYHQWFYFEVSGMRVGTTYRFNIINSEKSNSQFNYGMQVLMYSVQEAISGRPRWVRTGTDICYYKNHFARSSIAAGGQKGKSYYTMTFSTSFSHKDDVCYFAYHYPYTYSTLKMHLSKLEALRTPQIYLRRDVLCETLGGNSCPLLTLTAMPESNSNDHICQFRNRPLIFLSARVHPGETNASWVMKGTLEFLMGTSLLAASLREAYIFKIVPMLNPDGVVNGNHRCSLSGEDLNRQWQNPNPELHPTIYHTKSLLQYLAHIQRAPLVFCDYHGHSRKKNVFMYGCSVKETVWQSNITATSSDLQEDLGYRALPKILSQIAPAFSMVSCSFVVERSKESTARVVVWREIGVQRSYTMESTLCGCDQGKYKGLQIGTRELEEMGAQFCVALLRLKRLTGIRNHQHLLDLESDIIGTQSKVVSSSPSTYVMEEDEPSFLEAIDYSAESNDEDGEPEIEQGIEVQENANHLDRLSDCETNHKD, encoded by the exons ATGCTGCAGCTTCACTCGCTGCTCGCCAAGGTTGGCCCAAAAG ACAGAAAGTTTGGAGTGAAGGCGCGCTTGAGCGGCGCGCTGAACGCCACAGTCAACTTAACCAAACAGAACCTACAGAATACCAAAGTGCTTCTGCCCTGTCTCCAGGTTCTCAGGGTTTACTCCACCAACT CGGTGAATGCTATTTCTTTGGGCAAGAACGGAGTGGTGGAGCTCATGTTCAAGATTGTGGTGCCGTTCAGCAAGAAGAACATCAGCCTGCTTAA GGTAGCTCTGGATGCACTCGGAGCGCTGCTTAAATCCA AGACGAATGCTCGCCGTGCAGTGGATGCTGGACACGTGCATGCCTTGCTGGCTCTTTACCAGGACTGGCATCACAATGACACACGGCATCGCCACATGCTGATACGCAAAGGGCTGCTGGTCTGCCTCAGGAACATCACCAACATCAAGCTCGGCAGGAAAGCGTTCATCGATGCCGACGGCATGAGGATCCTCTACTACTCATCCACT GAGTGTCTCCCGGTGCGGACTCTGGATCCACTCGTCAACACTTCGAGTCTCATCATGAGGAAGTGTTTTCCTAAGAACCGTCTGCCTCTGCCCACCATCAAATCAGCCTTTCTTTACCAGCTGCCACATGTGCCCGTTGTAGGGCCCGTGGCGCAGCTGTACAGCCAGCCACTTGGGG TGGATGATGTCGTGGATGAAAGCGACGATAACGAGGAGACGGACGCAGACACAGAGAACGATACTGACAACGAAGAGGACAAGAAGGatccacacactgag AACGAGGACATCGAGACGGATCTAAACAAGCTACATCCCAAAAAGAACCCCGGACGTCCATTCGAGGAGTTGAAGGTCTACGAGAGGTTCTTCTTGGAGCTTTCTGAAGACTTCCAG GGTTATAACTTTGAACCATCAAAGAGTGCCTCTACCACATCGTCATCTTTCTCCTCGACTCGAGCCACTCGGCCAATCATCGTGCCCACAGCTCAGGCCCTGTCCCCGAAGCACGTCCCTGTAACGAGCTTTCAGGGGGATTGCAACCCTAGCAAAGGAGAACGCCGCCCGCCTTCCCCCTCTGTGCCCACTCCTGCACCTCCTGCCTCTCTGACGCCTCTAGAACTGGACACCATCCACCTCACCAAGGACCAGGACAGAAAAGAGGAGGCCCACATTCCGTCCCCCGACACGCTGACAACATTGTCGTCCCTCATCAGGCCTCCTTCTCAAGCGCAGACGATAGAGCAGGCTCTAGCACATGTGTTGGAGTGTGTCTCCCTCGAAGCGACGGGGGCTCTGAACACAGGAGAAGACGGAGGACAGGGAGTCAAACCAAACGGATCCCCAGTCAATGGCACGAGGCACATCCAGTCCCCACTGCTCCTGGAGGACATCGCTAATCGccgtgtgggaggaggaggcagtaACTGGGGTTCAGATTGCGGCTCAGAGGGGACCGAGGATGAGGGAGGGGAAGGAGCAGTCCTGGAGGTGCCAGACACGGCGCTGCTCCTCCCGCTTCATGACCCCGACCTTTACGTGGAGATGGTGAAGGGAACGCACTCCGTACCCCAGTACGCTGAAGTAGCTTACCCAGACTACTTTGGCCACATAGCCCCAACATTTAGGGAGCCTCTTCAGGAGAGAGTATATGGTGTTCAGAG GTCTAAAATATTCCAGGACATTGAGAGGTTAATTCATCCCAATGATATCGTGGATAAAGTAGTCTATGACTTGGACATTCCCAG TTGTCCGGTGATTGAAGACAATGGCGAATCGCTGAAGTTCAACTCTCAGTTTGAGTCTGGAAACCTCAGGAAGGCAGTTCAAATGAGGAA ATATGAGTATGACCTTGTGCTGAATTCAGACATCAATAGTAATCACTACCACCAGTGGTTCTACTTTGAGGTGAGCGGCATGCGCGTTGGAACCACCTACCGCTTCAACATCATCAACTCCGAGAAGTCAAACAGCCAGTTCAACTACG gcatgcAGGTGCTCATGTACTCTGTGCAGGAGGCGATCAGTGGCCGGCCTCGCTGGGTCAGAACAGGAACAGACATCTGTTACTACAA GAATCACTTTGCTAGGAGCTCGATTGCAGCGGGTGGTCAGAAAGGGAAGTCCTATTATACGATGACCTTCAGCACCAGCTTCAGCCATAAGGATGATGTCTGCTACTTTGCCTATCATTACCCGTATACGTACTCCACTCTTAAG ATGCACCTGTCCAAACTGGAGGCTTTGAGGACCCCCCAGATCTACCTGAGACGGGACGTCCTCTGTGAAACTCTGGGGGGAAACAGCTGCCCCCTTCTGACCCTCACTGCCATGCCAGAGTCCAACTCTAATGATCACATCTGTCAGTTCA GGAACCGTCCATTGATCTTCCTGTCGGCCAGAGTGCACCCTGGGGAGACCAACGCCAGCTGGGTAATGAAGGGCACGCTGGAGTTCCTGATGGGCACCAGCCTACTGGCAGCCAGCCTGAGGGAGGCCTACATCTTCAAGATAGTCCCCATGCTTAACCCCGATGGAGTTGTGAACGGAAA TCATCGTTGTTCTCTGAGTGGAGAGGATTTGAATCGCCAGTGGCAGAACCCCAATCCTGAGCTGCACCCCACCATCTACCACACTAAGAGCCTGCTGCAGTACCTGGCACACATACAAAGGGCACCTCTG GTGTTCTGCGACTACCACGGTCATTCCAGGAAGAAGAATGTGTTCATGTACGGCTGCAGCGTGAAGGAGACAGTCTGGCAATCCAACATCACCGCGACATCCAGTGACTTGCAGGAGGACCTTGGATACAGA GCGCTTCCTAAGATCCTGTCCCAGATCGCCCCGGCCTTCAGCATGGTCAGCTGTAGTTTTGTTGTGGAGCGCTCCAAAGAGTCGACGGCCCGTGTTGTTGTCTGGAGAGAGATCGGAGTGCAGCGCAGCTACACCATGGAGAGCACGCTGTGTGGTTGTGACCAGGGAAAATATAAG GGTCTTCAGATCGGCaccagagagctggaggagatggGAGCTCAGTTCTGTGTGGCCCTGCTGAGGCTGAAGAGGCTGACCGGGATCCGCAATCACCAACACCTGCTGGATTTAGAGAGCGACATCATCGGGACACAGTCTAAAGTGGTCAG CAGCAGCCCCAGCACCTacgtgatggaggaggatgagccGTCCTTTCTGGAGGCGATAGACTACAGCGCGGAGAGCAATGATGAGGACGGCGAGCCTGAAATCGAGCAAGGCATCGAAGTCCAAGAGAACGCCAATCACCTCGATCGGCTGTCGGACTGCGAGACGAATCACAAGGACTAG